The Helianthus annuus cultivar XRQ/B chromosome 16, HanXRQr2.0-SUNRISE, whole genome shotgun sequence genome includes a window with the following:
- the LOC118488321 gene encoding BTB/POZ domain-containing protein At2g46260-like has protein sequence MRESNLDVYEVVRDSPEDGCDHGDFVFAFNNCNFSDRVLHIYIFPELMESTKSPSVRVKTVHISSPILAVRSPFFYKLFSNGMRESEQCDVTLRINASEEAGLIELLKFMYSNSLTVTSAPEVFDVLMAADKFDVPSCIKHCSRLLKNLFIVTPEFILVYLDLPSNIIMAEAFQPLTIVTKQLYAVHYKDITKFEDEILSLPLVDVEAIIASDDLQVTSEYAVYLFVIKWARNQYHNIEDRREIIMTRLAKFIRYPYMTYKELGEVLDNNEFEPYFAIFVIREAVAFKDNVLDPDYIADDDTRRFVERVGYKHQPVKKRVQVSFHWPWFILNSLIWVMKVFLTWVIKK, from the exons ATGAGAGAATCGAATCTTGATGTTTACGAGGTGGTCAGGGATTCTCCTGAAGATGGCTGCGACCACGGCGACTTCGTTTTTGCATTCAACAATTGCAATTTTTCGGATCGTGTTCTTCACATCTATATCTTTCCTGAACTAATGGAGTCTACAAAGTCCCCATCAG TAAGAGTTAAAACCGTTCATATTAGCTCTCCAATTTTAGCAGTAAGAAGTCCATTTTTCTACAAG CTCTTTTCAAACGGGATGCGAGAGTCGGAACAATGTGATGTAACCTTGCGAATCAATGCCTCAG AGGAAGCTGGTCTCATTGAACTATTGAAGTTTATGTATAGCAACAGTTTGACAGTTACAAGTGCTCCTGAAGTGTTTGATGTACTAATGGCTGCTGACAAATTTGATGTTCCTTCATGCATAAAACATTGCAGCCGTTTATTAAAAAATCTATTTATCGTGACTCCTGAATTTATACTCGTTTATCTTGATCTTCCTTCCAATATTATAATGGCTGAAGCATTTCAGCCACTAACTATTGTTACGAAGCAGTTATATGCGGTCCATTACAAAGACATAACCAA GTTTGAAGATGAAATTCTTAGTTTGCCACTTGTTGATGTAGAGGCAATTATAGCTAGCGACGATCTCCAGGTGACATCAGAATATGCCGTTTACTTGTTTGTCATCAAATGGGCCCGGAACCAGTACCATAACATAGAGGACCGTCGTGAAATCATCATGACCCGACTAGCAAAGTTTATTCGTTACCCTTACATGACATATAAAGAGCTTGGGGAAGTTTTGGATAACAATGAATTCGAGCCATATTTTGCCATTTTTGTAATAAGGGAAGCAGTTGCTTTCAAAGACAATGTCCTCGATCCAGATTATATCGCTGATGATGACACCCGTCGCTTTGTGGAACGGGTGGGCTACAAGCATCAGCCTGTTAAGAAACGTGTGCAAGTTAGTTTCCATTGgccatggtttattttgaacagTTTAATTTGGGTGATGAAGGTTTTCTTAACTTGGGTGATCAAGAAATAG
- the LOC118488034 gene encoding uncharacterized protein LOC118488034 — MGSPSEESFTEIYRRYFSPDEDAAEEEAVTSACTFVLQTFAHIRPPPPPRPILRRTYILRDREAANERLMKDYFDAAPVHGPNVFRRRFRMSQRLFLRINNDLENTYDFFKQRMDARGYLGFTSIQKVTSALRVLAYGNTYDINDEYLKMAEKTTRDTLEHFCYGICQLYGKRYLRNPTWNDLQKIYEVHLEKHGIPGMIGSLDCRQWRWYNCPTAWRGQHTRGDQKGPTLVLQGVASYDLWVWSAFFGVAGCFNDINTLEASPLIEGYISGTIPKAGFHANGNDYEHGYYLGDGIYPEYSIIVKTFSETFDEKRKYFKKLQESSRKDIERCFGVLQQRWHFIRNPCRMWHKDKIRMAMYACIILHNMIIEDDGKAICQNYIPEDLVELPQATTEERLANAQLLRSREIHNTLKADLVEHAWAIRPIRSNNDDDEDSEEEVGEEFEDGNFEDVGLDAGENEEEEGENEDDTEE, encoded by the exons ATGGGTTCCCCGTCGGAAGAGTCTTTCACCGAAATTTACCGGAGATATTTTTCGCCCGACGAAGACGCGGCCGAGGAagaagcggttacgagtgcatgtactTTTGTGCTACAAACATTTGCGCACATTCGGCCACCTCCCCCTCCACGACCCATCTTGCGACGCACCTATATCTTGCGAGATCGTGAAGCCGCGAacgagcgtttgatgaaagactattttgacGCGGCACCGGTTCACGGACCGAATGTTTTTAGACGACGTTTTCGTATGAGCCAAAGGTTATTTTTGCGCATTAACAATGACTTGGAAAATACGTACGATTTCTTTAAGCAAAGAATGGACGCACGAGGATATCTAGGCTTCACCTCAATTCAAAAGGTCACATCCGCCTTACGCGTATTAGCATACGGAAACAcgtacgacatcaacgacgagtatttgaagatggcggagaaaacaacccgagataccttggaacatttttgctatg gaatatgccagttatatggaaaacgttatttgagaaaccccacttggaacgaccttcaaaaaatatatgaggtgcatctagaaaagcatggaatacccggcatgattggtagcttggattgtcgccaatggcgttggtataattgtccaaccgcatggcgaggtcaacataCGCGAGGTGATCAAAAAGGGCCAACTTTGGTATTACAAGGTGTTGCGTCatacgacctttgggtttggtcggccttCTTTGGTGTAGCCGGGTGTTTTAACGATATTAATACGTTAGAGGCTTCACCATTAATCGAGGGCTACATTTCTGGAACTATACCAAAGGCCGGTTTCCATGCAAACGGGAACGATTACGAGCATGGCTACTACTTGGGCGATGGTATCTACCCCGAGTATTCGATTATTGTTAAAACGTTTTCTGAAACTTTCGATGAAAAAAGaaagtattttaaaaaattacaagagtcttcgagaaaggacatcgagaggtgttttggggttctacaGCAACGATGGCATTTTATCAGGAATCCTTGTCGCATGTGGCATAAGGATAAAATACGAATGGCCATGTATGCTTGCATCATTTTGCATAATATGATCATTGAGGATGATGGAAAAGCGATATGCCAAAACTATATTCCCGAAGATTTGGTCGAACTACCCCAAGCGACAACGGAAGAGAGACTCGCAAATGCTCAACTACTCCGATCTAGAGAAATACATAACACGTTGAAGGCGGATTTGGTTGAGCATGCTTGGGCGATTCGCCCAATTCGATCAAACAATGATGACGACGAAGATTCCGAGGAAGAAGTGGGGGAGGAATTCGAAGACGGGAACTTTGAAGACGTAGGTTTAGATGCTGGagaaaacgaagaggaagaaggagagaacgAAGATGACACCGaagaataa
- the LOC110915104 gene encoding homocysteine S-methyltransferase 1 — protein MGVLFEPTNNDNNPRLLEDFIEKAGGCAVIDGGFATQLELHGASIKDPLWSALCLINNPHLISKVHLEYLEAGADIIVTSSYQATLPGFISRGLSLEQAEKLLEKSVKLATDARDVFWESVNKIDDHTYNRALVAASIGSYGAYLADGSEYSGNYGENVDMNKLKDFHRRRLQVLVAAGPDLLAFETIPNKLETQAIVELLEEENVQIPSWICYSSVDGVNAPSGESFADCLEVINTSRRIAAVGINCAPPQFVHSLVQKFKGLTEKVIVVYPNSGEIWDGIAKKWMPSKCFNDDKFKVLATRWRDSGAKLIGGCCRTTPSTVRGLSKVLKKTSLATN, from the exons ATGGGTGTCTTGTTTGAGCCTACAAACAATGACAACAACCCCCGTTTGTTGGAAGATTTCATAGAAAAAGCCGGTGGCTGTGCTGTCATTGACGGCGGCTTTGCCACACAGCTTGAGCTCCACGGCGCGTCCATTAAGGACCCGCTGTGGAGCGCGCTTTGCTTGATTAATAACCCACACCTTATCTCTAAG GTTCATTTGGAGTATTTGGAAGCTGGTGCTGATATAATTGTCACTTCTTCTTATCAG GCTACTCTTCCTGGTTTCATATCCAGAGGATTGTCCCTTGAACAAGCGGAAAAACTACTAGAAAAGAGCGTGAAACTAGCGACGGACGCTCGTGATGTTTTCTGGGAAAGCGTGAACAAAATCGATGATCATACGTACAATCGGGCTCTTGTTGCAGCCTCTATCGGAAGCTATGGTGCATATCTTGCTGATGGCTCAGAATACAG TGGGAATTATGGAGAAAATGTGGATATGAACAAACTCAAAGACTTTCATAGACGAAGACTGCAAGTTCTTGTTGCGGCCGGTCCTGATCTGCTTGCTTTCGAAACCATTCCAAATAAGCTTGAGACACAA GCTATAGTGGAATTACTCGAAGAAGAAAACGTTCAAATCCCATCGTGGATTTGTTACAGTTCGGTAGACGGTGTAAATGCTCCTTCAGGAGAGAGCTTTGCGGATTGCCTTGAAGTTATTAACACCAGCCGCAGAATCGCAGCTGTTGGGATAAACTGTGCACCGCCACAGTTTGTTCATAGCCTTGTTCAGAAATTCAAAGGGTTAACCGAAAAAGTGATTGTTGTTTATCCGAATAGCGGTGAAATTTGGGATGGTATTGCGAAAAAATGGATG CCATCCAAGTGTTTTAATGATGACAAGTTTAAGGTGTTAGCGACAAGATGGCGCGATTCAGGAGCTAAACTTATCGGTGGGTGTTGTCGGACTACGCCTTCAACCGTCCGAGGCCTTTCAAAGGTTTTGAAGAAGACTTCTTTGGCTACTAATTGA